A single window of Streptomyces griseoviridis DNA harbors:
- a CDS encoding subtype B tannase — translation MGLTATAAAAAVPAVGASAARAATRSTEDPLVFDPAAHTELTVGVTDPEGTAHQVVYRFHKVARYVADPVAPAYQGLNVSVPVSVDGTAVDATDAPILFANSVGGYLPSSVADATGIGAGGGPGGPGGPGGPGGPGGGSGGPSRTLLALLAGYVVVEPGARGRTLVDSSGAYYGTAPAAIVDLKAAVRYVRHNRGRIPGNVERIVSSGTSAGGALSALLGASGDSPLYVAALRELRAADASDAVFASADWCPITDLEHADMAYEWCWGGNPLADGSTVDATVSAALKAQFTDHLAELRLTAPGTGRLTARNLDAHLVRAHLEPSATRYLAALSDADRAAYLAAHPFLGWDGTDATFTWAGFLAHAGARKKDAPAFDAFDLSTPECNLFGTGTTAARHFTPYALRHADGPGARLDADLPGTLHRMNPMYHLVDQVNPHRSRHWWIRLGTKDSDTSLTVAAVLAARLENLGDDVDLRYYWDAGHGADDDPGDFIAWIARISGTHPTHPTHPARPTRRAVATAPTP, via the coding sequence ATGGGGCTCACCGCGACGGCCGCCGCGGCGGCGGTCCCCGCGGTCGGCGCGAGCGCCGCCCGCGCCGCGACGCGGTCCACCGAGGACCCGCTGGTCTTCGACCCGGCCGCCCACACCGAGCTGACCGTCGGCGTCACCGACCCCGAGGGCACCGCCCACCAGGTCGTCTACCGCTTCCACAAGGTCGCCCGCTATGTGGCCGACCCGGTCGCCCCCGCCTACCAGGGCCTCAACGTCAGCGTGCCGGTCTCGGTCGACGGGACGGCCGTGGACGCCACCGACGCGCCCATCCTGTTCGCCAACTCCGTCGGCGGCTACCTGCCGTCCTCGGTGGCGGACGCGACCGGCATCGGCGCGGGCGGCGGCCCCGGCGGACCGGGCGGACCCGGGGGACCCGGGGGACCGGGTGGCGGGAGCGGCGGCCCGAGCCGCACCCTCCTCGCGCTCCTCGCCGGGTACGTCGTCGTCGAGCCCGGCGCCCGAGGCCGCACCCTCGTCGACTCCTCCGGCGCCTACTACGGCACCGCGCCCGCCGCGATCGTCGACCTCAAGGCGGCCGTCCGGTACGTGCGGCACAACCGGGGGCGCATCCCCGGGAACGTCGAACGGATCGTGTCGTCCGGCACCAGCGCGGGCGGCGCGCTCTCCGCGCTGCTCGGCGCCTCGGGCGACAGCCCCCTGTACGTGGCGGCGCTGCGGGAGCTGAGGGCGGCCGACGCCTCCGACGCGGTCTTCGCCAGCGCCGACTGGTGCCCGATCACCGACCTCGAACACGCCGACATGGCCTACGAGTGGTGCTGGGGCGGCAATCCGCTCGCCGACGGCTCGACCGTCGACGCGACCGTGTCCGCCGCGCTGAAGGCCCAGTTCACCGACCACCTCGCCGAACTCCGCCTGACCGCGCCGGGAACCGGCCGCCTCACCGCCCGCAACCTCGACGCCCACCTGGTCCGCGCCCACCTGGAACCCTCGGCCACCCGGTATCTCGCCGCCCTCTCCGACGCCGACAGGGCCGCCTACCTGGCCGCGCACCCGTTCCTCGGCTGGGACGGCACGGACGCCACCTTCACCTGGGCCGGCTTCCTCGCCCATGCCGGCGCCCGCAAGAAGGACGCGCCCGCGTTCGACGCCTTCGACCTCTCGACCCCCGAGTGCAACCTCTTCGGCACCGGCACCACCGCCGCCCGCCACTTCACGCCCTACGCGCTGCGCCACGCCGACGGCCCCGGGGCCAGGCTCGACGCCGACCTCCCCGGCACGCTCCACCGGATGAACCCGATGTACCACCTGGTGGACCAGGTCAACCCGCACCGCTCCCGGCACTGGTGGATCCGCCTCGGCACCAAGGACAGCGACACCTCCCTGACGGTCGCCGCCGTCCTCGCGGCCCGCCTGGAGAACCTCGGCGACGACGTCGACCTGCGCTACTACTGGGACGCCGGGCACGGCGCCGACGACGACCCGGGCGACTTCATCGCGTGGATCGCGCGGATCTCGGGGACCCATCCGACCCATCCGACCCATCCGGCCCGTCCGACCCGTCGGGCCGTCGCGACCGCTCCGACGCCTTAA
- a CDS encoding cold-shock protein, translated as MAQGTVKWFNAEKGYGFIAVDGGADVFVHYSAIQMDGYRTLEEGQRVEFEISQGQKGPQADMVRVTA; from the coding sequence ATGGCTCAGGGCACCGTCAAGTGGTTCAACGCGGAGAAGGGGTACGGCTTCATCGCGGTCGACGGTGGTGCGGATGTTTTCGTCCACTACAGCGCGATCCAGATGGACGGTTACCGCACCCTGGAAGAGGGCCAGCGGGTGGAATTCGAGATCTCGCAGGGTCAGAAAGGCCCGCAGGCCGACATGGTTCGCGTCACCGCCTGA
- a CDS encoding NADH:flavin oxidoreductase gives MSVTPSAPSRAAEILSRPVSLNGLTVPNRIVMAPMTREFSPGGIPGDDVVSYYARRAAAGVGLIVTEGTYVGHPSAGLSDSIPRFHGEEQLAGWAKVAAEVHAAGGTIVPQLWHIGMVREQGQPPFADAPAVGPSGLRIGADEPTGRAMTQDDLDDVIDAFAEAAAAAERIGFDGIELHGAHGYLLDQFLWAGTNRRTDSYGGDPVARTKFAAEIVAAVREKVSAGFPILFRYSQWKQDAYQARLAETPQELEAILAPLAAAGVDAFHASTRRYWEPEFDGSDLNLAGWTKKLTGRPVVTVGSVGLDGDFFSAFRGEGSSTRGIDDLLDALERDEYDLVAVGRALLQDPLWARKVLDGRTGELQAYEASALKTLR, from the coding sequence GTGAGCGTCACACCCTCCGCCCCCTCCCGCGCCGCCGAGATCCTCTCCCGGCCCGTCTCCCTGAACGGCCTCACGGTCCCGAACCGGATCGTGATGGCGCCCATGACGCGGGAGTTCTCCCCGGGCGGCATCCCGGGCGACGACGTCGTCTCGTACTACGCCCGCCGCGCCGCCGCGGGCGTCGGCCTGATCGTCACCGAGGGCACCTACGTCGGGCACCCGTCCGCGGGGCTGAGCGACAGCATCCCGCGCTTCCACGGCGAGGAGCAGCTCGCCGGATGGGCCAAGGTCGCCGCTGAGGTGCACGCGGCGGGCGGCACCATCGTCCCGCAGCTGTGGCACATCGGCATGGTCCGCGAGCAGGGCCAGCCGCCGTTCGCCGACGCCCCCGCCGTCGGCCCCTCCGGGCTGCGCATCGGCGCCGACGAGCCCACCGGCAGGGCCATGACCCAGGACGACCTGGACGACGTCATCGACGCGTTCGCCGAGGCGGCGGCCGCCGCCGAGCGCATCGGCTTCGACGGCATCGAGCTGCACGGCGCCCACGGCTACCTCCTCGACCAGTTCCTGTGGGCGGGCACCAACCGCCGCACCGACTCCTACGGCGGCGACCCGGTCGCCCGCACGAAGTTCGCCGCCGAGATCGTCGCCGCCGTGCGCGAGAAGGTCTCCGCCGGGTTCCCGATCCTGTTCCGCTACTCGCAGTGGAAGCAGGACGCCTACCAGGCGCGGCTCGCCGAGACCCCGCAGGAGCTGGAGGCGATCCTCGCGCCGCTGGCCGCCGCGGGCGTCGACGCCTTCCACGCCTCCACCCGCCGCTACTGGGAGCCCGAGTTCGACGGCTCCGACCTCAACCTCGCGGGCTGGACCAAGAAGCTCACCGGCAGGCCCGTCGTCACCGTCGGCTCGGTCGGCCTCGACGGCGACTTCTTCTCGGCGTTCCGCGGCGAGGGCTCCTCGACCCGGGGCATCGACGACCTGCTCGACGCCCTGGAGCGCGACGAGTACGACCTGGTCGCCGTCGGCCGCGCGCTGCTCCAGGACCCGCTCTGGGCGCGGAAGGTACTCGACGGCCGCACCGGCGAGCTCCAGGCGTACGAGGCGTCGGCCCTGAAGACCCTCCGCTGA
- a CDS encoding DUF4031 domain-containing protein, which yields MTVYIDPPTWPGHGRLWSHLVSDVSYDELHRFAEELAVPRRAFERDHYDLPAHRYADAVRAGAVRVSSREVVRLLTEAGLRRRKGRRTPPGC from the coding sequence ATGACGGTGTACATCGACCCGCCGACCTGGCCGGGGCACGGGCGGCTCTGGTCCCACCTGGTGAGCGACGTCTCCTACGACGAACTGCACCGGTTCGCCGAGGAGTTGGCCGTGCCCCGGCGCGCTTTCGAACGCGACCACTACGACCTGCCCGCCCACCGGTACGCGGACGCGGTGCGGGCGGGCGCGGTCCGGGTCAGCAGCCGGGAGGTGGTGCGGCTCCTGACGGAGGCCGGGCTCAGACGCCGGAAGGGCCGTCGGACGCCGCCGGGCTGCTAG
- a CDS encoding MurR/RpiR family transcriptional regulator → MTQDVKEVFAPPGTAPPRAAPKQAPPTQTPPTPAAAQAPPAPAALAAKVRTLAPSMTRSMQRVAEAVAGDPAGCAALTVTGLAGLTGTSEATVVRTARLLGYPGYRDLRLALAGLAAHQQSGRAPAITTDIAVDDPIADVVAKLAYDEQQTLADTAAGLDTAQLGAAVAAVAGARRTDVYGVGASGLVAQDLTQKLLRIGLIAQAHSDPHLAVTNAVQLRAGDVAIAITHSGSTGDVIEPLRVAFERGATTVAITGRPDGPVTQYADHVLTTSTARESELRPAAMSSRTSQLLVVDCLFVGVAQGTYETAAPALSASYEALAHRHRR, encoded by the coding sequence GTGACCCAGGACGTGAAGGAAGTTTTCGCTCCACCCGGGACCGCACCGCCCCGGGCGGCGCCGAAGCAGGCCCCGCCCACCCAGACCCCGCCCACGCCGGCCGCCGCCCAGGCGCCGCCGGCCCCGGCCGCCCTCGCCGCCAAGGTCCGCACGCTCGCGCCCTCCATGACGCGTTCCATGCAGCGCGTCGCCGAGGCCGTGGCCGGTGACCCGGCCGGGTGCGCCGCCCTCACCGTCACCGGGCTCGCGGGGCTGACCGGCACCAGCGAGGCCACCGTCGTCCGCACCGCCCGGCTGCTCGGCTACCCCGGGTACCGCGATCTGCGGCTCGCGCTCGCGGGGCTCGCCGCGCACCAGCAGTCCGGGCGGGCGCCCGCGATCACCACGGACATCGCGGTGGACGACCCGATCGCCGACGTCGTCGCGAAACTCGCCTACGACGAGCAGCAGACCCTCGCCGACACCGCGGCCGGTCTCGACACCGCGCAGCTCGGCGCGGCCGTCGCCGCGGTGGCCGGGGCCAGGCGCACCGACGTGTACGGGGTCGGGGCGTCGGGGCTGGTCGCCCAGGACCTCACCCAGAAGCTGCTGCGGATCGGGCTGATAGCCCAGGCGCACAGCGATCCGCACCTCGCGGTCACCAACGCGGTGCAGCTGCGCGCCGGTGACGTGGCGATAGCGATCACGCACTCGGGCTCCACCGGGGACGTCATCGAGCCGCTGCGGGTCGCCTTCGAGCGCGGGGCGACGACGGTGGCGATCACCGGCCGTCCCGACGGTCCCGTCACCCAGTACGCCGACCATGTGCTGACCACGTCCACGGCCCGCGAGAGCGAACTGCGCCCGGCCGCGATGTCGTCCAGGACCAGTCAACTGCTGGTCGTGGACTGCCTGTTCGTGGGCGTGGCGCAGGGCACCTACGAGACGGCGGCACCGGCCCTCTCCGCGTCCTACGAGGCCCTGGCCCACCGCCACCGCCGCTGA
- the groL gene encoding chaperonin GroEL (60 kDa chaperone family; promotes refolding of misfolded polypeptides especially under stressful conditions; forms two stacked rings of heptamers to form a barrel-shaped 14mer; ends can be capped by GroES; misfolded proteins enter the barrel where they are refolded when GroES binds), protein MAKIIAFDEEARRGLERGMNQLADAVKVTLGPKGRNVVLEKKWGAPTITNDGVSIAKEIELEDPYEKIGAELVKEVAKKTDDVAGDGTTTATVLAQALVKEGLRNVAAGANPMALKRGIEKAVEAVSGALLEQAKDVETKEQIASTASISAADTQIGELIAEAMDKVGKEGVITVEESQTFGLELELTEGMRFDKGYISAYFATDMERMEASLDDPYILIANSKIGSVKDLLPLLEKVMQSGKPLLIIAEDVEGEALSTLVVNKIRGTFKSVAVKAPGFGDRRKAMLGDIAILTGGEVISEEVGLKLENAGLDLLGRARKVVITKDETTIVDGSGDSDQVQGRVNQIRAEIENSDSDYDREKLQERLAKLAGGVAVIKAGAATEVELKERKHRIEDAVRNAKAAVEEGIVAGGGVALLQASSVFEKLELTGDEATGANAVKLALEAPLKQIAVNGGLEGGVIVEKVRNLPVGHGLNAATGEYVDMIAEGIIDPAKVTRSALQNAASIAALFLTTEAVIADKPEKAAAAAPGGMPGGDMDF, encoded by the coding sequence ATGGCCAAGATCATCGCGTTCGACGAGGAGGCGCGGCGCGGCCTCGAGCGCGGCATGAACCAGCTCGCGGACGCCGTCAAGGTGACGCTCGGCCCCAAGGGCCGCAACGTCGTCCTCGAGAAGAAGTGGGGCGCCCCCACGATCACCAACGATGGTGTCTCCATCGCCAAGGAGATCGAGCTCGAGGACCCGTACGAGAAGATCGGCGCCGAGCTGGTCAAGGAAGTCGCCAAGAAGACGGACGACGTCGCGGGCGACGGCACGACCACCGCCACCGTTCTCGCCCAGGCCCTGGTCAAGGAGGGCCTGCGCAACGTAGCCGCCGGCGCCAACCCGATGGCCCTCAAGCGCGGTATCGAGAAGGCCGTCGAGGCCGTCTCCGGTGCCCTGCTCGAGCAGGCGAAGGATGTCGAGACCAAGGAGCAGATCGCTTCGACGGCCTCCATCTCCGCCGCCGACACCCAGATCGGCGAGCTGATCGCCGAGGCCATGGACAAGGTCGGCAAGGAAGGCGTCATCACCGTCGAGGAGTCGCAGACCTTCGGTCTCGAGCTTGAGCTCACCGAGGGCATGCGCTTCGACAAGGGCTACATCTCGGCGTACTTCGCCACCGACATGGAGCGGATGGAGGCGTCGCTCGACGACCCGTACATCCTCATCGCCAACTCCAAGATCGGCTCCGTCAAGGACCTGCTCCCGCTCCTGGAGAAGGTCATGCAGTCGGGCAAGCCGCTGCTGATCATCGCTGAGGACGTCGAGGGCGAGGCCCTGTCGACGCTGGTCGTCAACAAGATCCGCGGCACCTTCAAGTCCGTCGCCGTCAAGGCCCCGGGCTTCGGCGACCGCCGCAAGGCCATGCTCGGCGACATCGCCATCCTCACGGGCGGCGAGGTCATCTCCGAGGAGGTCGGCCTCAAGCTGGAGAACGCCGGTCTCGACCTGCTCGGCCGCGCCCGCAAGGTCGTCATCACCAAGGACGAGACGACGATCGTCGACGGCTCCGGTGACAGCGACCAGGTCCAGGGCCGCGTCAACCAGATCCGCGCCGAGATCGAGAACTCGGACAGCGACTACGACCGCGAGAAGCTCCAGGAGCGCCTGGCGAAGCTCGCCGGTGGCGTCGCCGTCATCAAGGCCGGTGCCGCGACCGAGGTCGAGCTGAAGGAGCGCAAGCACCGCATCGAGGACGCCGTGCGCAACGCGAAGGCGGCCGTCGAGGAGGGCATCGTCGCCGGTGGTGGCGTGGCCCTGCTCCAGGCCTCCTCGGTCTTCGAGAAGCTGGAGCTGACGGGTGACGAGGCGACCGGCGCCAACGCCGTGAAGCTCGCCCTGGAGGCCCCGCTCAAGCAGATCGCCGTCAACGGTGGTCTCGAGGGTGGCGTCATCGTCGAGAAGGTGCGCAACCTTCCCGTCGGCCACGGCCTGAACGCCGCGACCGGTGAGTACGTCGACATGATCGCCGAGGGCATCATCGACCCGGCGAAGGTGACGCGCTCCGCGCTGCAGAACGCCGCGTCGATCGCCGCGCTGTTCCTCACCACCGAGGCCGTCATCGCCGACAAGCCGGAGAAGGCCGCCGCCGCGGCCCCGGGCGGCATGCCGGGCGGTGACATGGACTTCTGA
- a CDS encoding NUDIX hydrolase, translating into MTTSPQRWLPREEWIKTQPQALLASCVLLRDPRGRMLLLRYGPGQPASGTWWLPGGMLDPGEDPWTAARREVGEETGLAVGGAPRLIGVDHRADVGGTGPVLDCFFDGGTVGEEARVRLSAEHDGHAFVGVDELAGLALTGPVRTLEALCAAALGGSVAYLREGLPHEAAGVGG; encoded by the coding sequence ATGACGACGTCCCCGCAGCGATGGCTGCCCCGCGAAGAATGGATCAAGACCCAGCCACAGGCCCTGCTCGCGTCGTGCGTCCTGCTGCGGGACCCCCGGGGCCGGATGCTGCTGCTGCGCTACGGTCCGGGCCAGCCCGCCTCCGGCACCTGGTGGCTGCCCGGCGGGATGCTCGACCCCGGCGAGGACCCGTGGACGGCGGCGCGGCGCGAGGTCGGCGAGGAGACCGGCCTCGCGGTCGGGGGAGCGCCGAGGCTGATCGGCGTCGACCACCGCGCGGACGTCGGGGGCACGGGGCCGGTGCTCGACTGCTTCTTCGACGGCGGCACCGTCGGGGAAGAGGCCCGGGTCCGGCTCAGCGCCGAGCACGACGGGCACGCCTTCGTCGGCGTCGACGAGCTGGCGGGGCTCGCCCTCACCGGGCCCGTCCGCACCCTGGAGGCGCTGTGCGCCGCCGCCCTGGGCGGGAGCGTCGCGTATCTGCGGGAGGGGCTGCCGCACGAGGCGGCCGGCGTCGGCGGCTGA
- a CDS encoding carboxylesterase/lipase family protein, producing the protein MPAIDATEPERSTAEPVVRTATGAVRGRREHGLAVFRGIPFAAPPVGTARFAAPRPAAPWDGVRDASAFGPPPPQDFGVQGRTGRLEGPEGDTWLTVNVWTPEPDPAARRPVMVWIHGGAYKLGHSGSPGYDAHRVARAGDLVVVSLNYRLGMEGFAQIEGAPANRGLLDQVAALEWVRENIAAFGGDPDQVTVFGESAGGGSVAALLAMDTARGLFHRAIVQSVPGTFFSPELARDIAAALAAEAGLRPTAADLATVEPRELALAVSPLSGKMMRHLDRWGRAAPTVTAYSPVVDGEVLPTTPWQALASGAGRDVGLLVGHNRDEFRLFMAMGGLLGTVTEERAAETLRLFAPGGAEGERAYRAAYPGATPDELYERVQTDWLFALPTQRLAEAQLAGGGRAHVYELAWPAPGNGGVLGACHGLDIPLLFGTYDADLGALLFAGAEVTPEAEALSARFRAAWTSFARTGDPGWPEYDEKHRPTLVLDDAPKVTDYPQERSGRLWEGHDFPALPLLG; encoded by the coding sequence ATGCCCGCGATCGACGCGACGGAGCCGGAACGATCAACCGCGGAACCCGTGGTGCGCACCGCCACCGGCGCCGTGCGCGGCCGGCGGGAACACGGACTCGCGGTATTCCGGGGAATTCCCTTCGCCGCACCGCCCGTCGGAACGGCCCGGTTCGCCGCGCCCCGCCCGGCGGCACCCTGGGACGGCGTCCGGGACGCGTCCGCGTTCGGCCCGCCGCCCCCGCAGGACTTCGGCGTCCAGGGCCGCACCGGCCGCCTCGAAGGACCCGAGGGCGACACCTGGCTCACGGTCAACGTGTGGACGCCCGAACCCGACCCGGCCGCCCGCCGCCCGGTGATGGTGTGGATCCACGGCGGCGCCTACAAGCTCGGCCACTCCGGCAGCCCCGGCTACGACGCCCACCGCGTCGCCCGCGCCGGCGACCTCGTCGTCGTCAGCCTCAACTACCGCCTCGGCATGGAGGGGTTCGCCCAGATCGAGGGCGCCCCCGCCAACCGGGGCCTGCTCGACCAGGTCGCCGCCCTGGAGTGGGTGCGGGAGAACATCGCCGCGTTCGGCGGCGACCCCGACCAGGTCACCGTCTTCGGCGAGTCCGCGGGCGGCGGCAGCGTCGCCGCGCTGCTGGCCATGGACACGGCCCGCGGCCTGTTCCACCGGGCGATCGTGCAGAGCGTCCCCGGCACCTTCTTCTCCCCCGAACTGGCCCGCGACATCGCGGCCGCCCTCGCGGCCGAGGCCGGACTGCGCCCCACGGCCGCCGACCTCGCCACCGTCGAACCACGCGAACTCGCCCTCGCCGTCTCCCCGTTGAGCGGGAAGATGATGCGGCACCTGGACCGCTGGGGCCGGGCCGCGCCCACCGTCACCGCCTACTCGCCGGTCGTCGACGGCGAGGTCCTGCCCACCACCCCGTGGCAGGCGCTGGCGTCGGGCGCGGGCCGTGACGTCGGCCTGCTGGTCGGCCACAACCGCGACGAGTTCCGCCTCTTCATGGCCATGGGCGGCCTGCTCGGCACCGTCACCGAGGAGCGGGCCGCCGAGACGCTGCGCCTCTTCGCGCCGGGCGGCGCCGAGGGCGAGCGCGCCTACCGGGCCGCCTACCCCGGCGCCACGCCCGACGAGCTGTACGAGCGGGTGCAGACCGACTGGCTGTTCGCGCTGCCCACCCAGCGGCTGGCCGAGGCCCAGCTCGCGGGCGGCGGCCGGGCGCACGTCTACGAGCTGGCCTGGCCCGCGCCGGGCAACGGCGGGGTCCTCGGCGCCTGCCACGGCCTGGACATCCCGCTGCTGTTCGGCACGTACGACGCCGACCTGGGCGCGCTCCTGTTCGCCGGCGCGGAGGTCACCCCCGAGGCCGAGGCGCTCTCGGCGCGCTTCCGCGCCGCCTGGACGTCGTTCGCCCGCACCGGCGACCCCGGCTGGCCCGAGTACGACGAGAAGCACCGCCCCACCCTGGTCCTCGACGACGCCCCGAAGGTCACCGACTACCCGCAGGAGCGCAGCGGCCGCCTCTGGGAGGGCCACGACTTCCCCGCGCTCCCGCTGCTCGGCTGA
- a CDS encoding PTS transporter subunit EIIC — protein sequence MPTSDPYTSTAAALLPLLGGPANITSAAHCMTRLRLGLADASLVDEEGVRAVPGVLGVVTDGETYQVILGPGAVAKVTAGLRTMLADASHDSPPGAGTPATGTPQAAAPATGTAGELAAVGAGLRKARARRNATPLKGALRRIADVFVPLIPALIGCGVLAGLNGLLVNAGWLPWLTPALTAVAAGFMALIAVFVGYNTAKVFGGTPVLGGAVAAVVVYPGVAKVTAFGVALAPGQGGVLGAMAAALLGVAVERWCRGRVPDTLDVLLTPTLTVLVAGLGTLYGLMYAAGVVSSAIGHAADWLLVTTGPFAGLVLGGLFLPLVMLGLHQALIPIHTTLIEQQGYTVLLPLLAMAGAGQVGAAVAVYVRLRQDTSVRTTIRSALPAGLLGVGEPLIYGVSLPLGRPFLTACVGGAAGGAFVGFFALLGDRVGATAIGPSGWALFPLLAGNRGPLATAAIYAGGLLTGYAVGFLATYAGFSGAVPLPERPEGSGGAEGAEAAEGVKASERSRRPDGSDGPDGSDGSDGSPRSARSTR from the coding sequence GTGCCTACCTCGGACCCGTACACCAGCACCGCCGCCGCCCTGCTCCCGCTCCTCGGCGGGCCCGCGAACATCACCTCCGCCGCCCACTGCATGACCCGTCTGCGCCTCGGTCTCGCCGATGCCTCCCTGGTCGACGAGGAGGGGGTGCGGGCGGTGCCCGGGGTGCTGGGCGTGGTGACCGACGGGGAGACGTACCAGGTCATCCTCGGCCCCGGCGCGGTCGCCAAGGTCACCGCCGGGCTCCGGACGATGCTGGCGGACGCGAGCCACGACAGCCCGCCCGGGGCGGGCACCCCGGCGACCGGAACCCCCCAGGCCGCCGCCCCCGCGACCGGCACCGCCGGGGAGCTGGCCGCCGTCGGCGCCGGGCTCAGAAAGGCGCGCGCCCGGCGCAACGCCACGCCCCTCAAGGGCGCGCTGCGCCGGATCGCGGACGTCTTCGTGCCGCTCATCCCCGCCCTCATCGGCTGCGGGGTGCTCGCCGGGCTCAACGGGCTGCTGGTGAACGCCGGTTGGCTGCCGTGGCTGACGCCCGCGCTGACCGCCGTCGCCGCCGGGTTCATGGCGCTGATCGCGGTGTTCGTCGGCTACAACACGGCGAAGGTGTTCGGCGGGACGCCCGTCCTCGGCGGGGCGGTCGCGGCCGTCGTCGTGTATCCGGGGGTCGCGAAGGTGACGGCGTTCGGGGTGGCGCTCGCCCCCGGGCAGGGCGGGGTGCTCGGCGCGATGGCGGCGGCGCTGCTCGGGGTGGCCGTGGAGCGGTGGTGCCGCGGCCGGGTGCCCGACACCCTGGACGTGCTGCTGACCCCGACCCTGACCGTCCTGGTCGCGGGCCTCGGCACGCTGTACGGGCTGATGTACGCGGCCGGTGTGGTGTCGTCGGCGATCGGGCACGCGGCCGACTGGCTGCTGGTGACGACCGGCCCGTTCGCCGGTCTGGTCCTCGGCGGCCTCTTCCTGCCGCTGGTGATGCTCGGCCTGCACCAGGCCCTGATCCCCATCCACACCACGCTCATCGAGCAGCAGGGCTACACCGTCCTGCTGCCGCTGCTGGCGATGGCGGGCGCCGGGCAGGTGGGCGCGGCGGTGGCGGTGTACGTGCGGCTGCGGCAGGACACGTCGGTGAGGACGACGATCAGGTCGGCGCTCCCGGCGGGGCTGCTGGGGGTCGGCGAACCGCTCATCTACGGCGTCTCGCTGCCGCTCGGCCGCCCGTTCCTGACCGCGTGCGTGGGCGGGGCGGCGGGCGGCGCGTTCGTCGGGTTCTTCGCGCTGCTCGGGGACCGCGTCGGCGCGACGGCGATCGGCCCGTCCGGGTGGGCCCTGTTCCCCCTGCTGGCGGGGAACAGGGGCCCGCTGGCGACGGCGGCGATCTACGCGGGCGGTCTGCTGACCGGCTACGCCGTCGGCTTCCTCGCGACCTACGCCGGGTTCAGCGGCGCGGTGCCGCTGCCGGAACGGCCGGAGGGGTCCGGAGGGGCGGAGGGGGCTGAGGCGGCGGAGGGGGTTAAGGCGTCGGAGCGGTCGCGACGGCCCGACGGGTCGGACGGGCCGGATGGGTCGGATGGGTCGGATGGGTCCCCGAGATCCGCGCGATCCACGCGATGA
- the murQ gene encoding N-acetylmuramic acid 6-phosphate etherase encodes MTPTSDPRGLRAELETLTTEAFRPELADIDRLPTAEIARLMNAEDTTVPAAVATALPRIAAAIDAVAARMARGGRLVYAGAGTAGRLGVLDASECPPTFNTGPGQVVGLIAGGPEAMVTSVEGAEDSAELARADLDALKIGPDDTVVGVSASGRTPYAIGAVAHARAAGALTVGLSCNAGSPLAAAAEHGIEVVVGPELLTGSTRLKAGTAQKLVLNMISTITMIRLGKTYGNLMVDVRASNEKLRARSRRIVALATGAGDDEIERALTATGGEVKPAILVVLGGVDGPTAARLLEESGGLLRAALRAAAD; translated from the coding sequence ATGACTCCCACGTCCGACCCGCGTGGTCTCCGAGCCGAGCTGGAAACCCTGACCACGGAGGCGTTCCGCCCGGAACTCGCCGACATCGACCGCCTGCCCACGGCGGAGATCGCCCGCCTGATGAACGCGGAGGACACCACCGTCCCCGCCGCGGTCGCCACCGCGCTGCCGCGCATCGCCGCCGCCATCGACGCCGTCGCCGCCCGGATGGCGCGCGGCGGCCGGCTGGTCTACGCGGGCGCGGGCACCGCCGGGCGGCTCGGGGTGCTGGACGCCTCCGAGTGCCCGCCGACCTTCAACACGGGACCCGGGCAGGTCGTCGGGCTGATCGCGGGCGGCCCCGAGGCGATGGTGACGTCCGTCGAGGGCGCCGAGGACTCCGCCGAGCTGGCCCGCGCCGACCTCGACGCCCTCAAGATCGGCCCCGACGACACGGTGGTCGGCGTCTCCGCGTCCGGCCGCACCCCGTACGCGATCGGCGCCGTGGCGCACGCGCGGGCGGCCGGCGCGCTGACCGTCGGCCTCTCCTGCAACGCGGGCAGCCCGCTGGCCGCCGCGGCCGAGCACGGCATCGAGGTGGTCGTCGGCCCGGAACTCCTCACCGGCTCCACCCGGCTGAAGGCGGGCACGGCGCAGAAGCTGGTCCTCAACATGATCTCGACGATCACGATGATCCGGCTGGGCAAGACGTACGGGAACCTCATGGTCGACGTGCGGGCCTCGAACGAGAAGCTGCGGGCCCGCTCCCGGCGGATCGTCGCGCTGGCCACCGGGGCGGGGGACGACGAGATCGAGCGCGCCCTCACCGCCACCGGCGGCGAGGTGAAGCCGGCGATCCTGGTGGTGCTCGGCGGGGTGGACGGCCCTACGGCCGCCCGCCTTCTGGAGGAGTCCGGGGGCCTCCTGCGCGCCGCGCTCAGGGCGGCGGCCGACTGA